A part of Aegilops tauschii subsp. strangulata cultivar AL8/78 chromosome 2, Aet v6.0, whole genome shotgun sequence genomic DNA contains:
- the LOC109781358 gene encoding glycosyltransferase BC10 isoform X1 — MKAAPLPRTRAAASPRRRAWILAVAALVSVVVVWAYHYPPQHYASPVSNWLPVEPDRELTDDERASRVVFGHILSTPPVRSRGSKIAFMFLTPGNLPFEKLWEKFFEGHEGRYTIYVHASREKPEHVSRLFIGRDIHSDKVQWGQISMVDAERRLLANALQDIDNQHFVLLSDSCVPLHKFDYVYDYLMGTNLSFIDSFYDPGPHGNFRYSQNMLPEVRESDFRKGSQWFSVKRQHALMTIADSLYYTKFKLYCKPGMEGGRNCYADEHYMPTLFNMMDPNGIANWSVTHVDWSEGKWHPKAYRAQDVTYGLLKNITSIDMSHHVTSDSKKVVTQNPCLWNGVKKPCYLFARKFYPESMNNLINICTFGRTLDLLTSWWI, encoded by the exons ATGAAGGCCGCGCCGCTGCCCCGCACGAGAGCGGCAGCTTCTCCGAGGCGGCGCGCGTGGATACTCGCCGTCGCGGCCCTCGTCTCCGTCGTGGTGGTCTGGGCCTACCACTACCCGCCCCAGCATTACGCCTCCCCCGTCAGCAATTGGCTCCCGGTGGAGCCCGACAGGGAGCTGACCGACGACGAGAGGGCCTCCCGCGTTGTCTTCGGCCACATACTCTCCACGCCGCCTGTTCGGTCCAGGGGGTCCAAGATCGCCTTCATGTTCCTCACCCCGGGCAACTTGCCGTTTGAAAAACTATGGGAGAAATTCTTCGAG GGTCATGAGGGAAGATATACCATATATGTTCACGCCTCGAGGGAGAAGCCAGAACATGTCAGTCGCTTATTTATTGGTCGAGATATACACAGTGACAAG GTACAGTGGGGTCAGATTTCTATGGTTGATGCTGAGAGAAGGTTGTTGGCGAATGCTCTACAAGACATTGACAACCAGCATTTTGTGTTGCTTTCTGACAG CTGCGTACCTTTGCACAAATTTGACTATGTGTATGACTACCTGATGGGAACAAATCTCAGTTTTATTGACTC CTTCTATGATCCTGGACCACACGGAAATTTTAGATATTCGCAAAATATGTTACCTGAGGTTAGAGAGTCTGACTTCAGGAAGGGTTCACAG TGGTTCTCAGTCAAGCGGCAACATGCATTGATGACAATCGCGGACAGTCTTTACTATACAAAGTTCAAGCTTTATTGTAAG CCAGGAATGGAAGGTGGACGCAATTGCTATGCCGATGAGCATTATATGCCAACACTATTCAAT ATGATGGATCCAAATGGAATAGCGAATTGGTCTGTAACTCATGTTGACTGGTCGGAAGGAAAGTGGCATCCAAAAGCTTATCGGGCGCAAGATGTCACTTATGGGCTCCTGAAGAATATAACT TCAATTGACATGAGTCACCATGTTACAAGCGATAGCAAG AAAGTGGTTACACAGAACCCTTGCTTATGGAATGGAGTGAAGAAACCATGCTACCTGTTCGCCAGGAAGTTCTACCCTGAGTCCATGAACAATCTCAT AAACATCTGTACATTTGGAAGGACATTAGATCTTTTGACAAGTTGGTGGATATAG
- the LOC109781358 gene encoding glycosyltransferase BC10 isoform X2, giving the protein MKAAPLPRTRAAASPRRRAWILAVAALVSVVVVWAYHYPPQHYASPVSNWLPVEPDRELTDDERASRVVFGHILSTPPVRSRGSKIAFMFLTPGNLPFEKLWEKFFEGHEGRYTIYVHASREKPEHVSRLFIGRDIHSDKVQWGQISMVDAERRLLANALQDIDNQHFVLLSDSCVPLHKFDYVYDYLMGTNLSFIDSFYDPGPHGNFRYSQNMLPEVRESDFRKGSQWFSVKRQHALMTIADSLYYTKFKLYCKPGMEGGRNCYADEHYMPTLFNMMDPNGIANWSVTHVDWSEGKWHPKAYRAQDVTYGLLKNITSIDMSHHVTSDSKKVVTQNPCLWNGVKKPCYLFARKFYPESMNNLMYLFSNYTLF; this is encoded by the exons ATGAAGGCCGCGCCGCTGCCCCGCACGAGAGCGGCAGCTTCTCCGAGGCGGCGCGCGTGGATACTCGCCGTCGCGGCCCTCGTCTCCGTCGTGGTGGTCTGGGCCTACCACTACCCGCCCCAGCATTACGCCTCCCCCGTCAGCAATTGGCTCCCGGTGGAGCCCGACAGGGAGCTGACCGACGACGAGAGGGCCTCCCGCGTTGTCTTCGGCCACATACTCTCCACGCCGCCTGTTCGGTCCAGGGGGTCCAAGATCGCCTTCATGTTCCTCACCCCGGGCAACTTGCCGTTTGAAAAACTATGGGAGAAATTCTTCGAG GGTCATGAGGGAAGATATACCATATATGTTCACGCCTCGAGGGAGAAGCCAGAACATGTCAGTCGCTTATTTATTGGTCGAGATATACACAGTGACAAG GTACAGTGGGGTCAGATTTCTATGGTTGATGCTGAGAGAAGGTTGTTGGCGAATGCTCTACAAGACATTGACAACCAGCATTTTGTGTTGCTTTCTGACAG CTGCGTACCTTTGCACAAATTTGACTATGTGTATGACTACCTGATGGGAACAAATCTCAGTTTTATTGACTC CTTCTATGATCCTGGACCACACGGAAATTTTAGATATTCGCAAAATATGTTACCTGAGGTTAGAGAGTCTGACTTCAGGAAGGGTTCACAG TGGTTCTCAGTCAAGCGGCAACATGCATTGATGACAATCGCGGACAGTCTTTACTATACAAAGTTCAAGCTTTATTGTAAG CCAGGAATGGAAGGTGGACGCAATTGCTATGCCGATGAGCATTATATGCCAACACTATTCAAT ATGATGGATCCAAATGGAATAGCGAATTGGTCTGTAACTCATGTTGACTGGTCGGAAGGAAAGTGGCATCCAAAAGCTTATCGGGCGCAAGATGTCACTTATGGGCTCCTGAAGAATATAACT TCAATTGACATGAGTCACCATGTTACAAGCGATAGCAAG AAAGTGGTTACACAGAACCCTTGCTTATGGAATGGAGTGAAGAAACCATGCTACCTGTTCGCCAGGAAGTTCTACCCTGAGTCCATGAACAATCTCATGTACTTATTCTCGAATTACACCCTCTTTTGA
- the LOC109781357 gene encoding probable plastid-lipid-associated protein 8, chloroplastic: MAACAAPPCVRISCSTPSPTALRRPRRRRVASARCSLAAAPGLRAPPELVDSILSKVKGTDRGVLLPEEGHQEVADVAQQLGKYCIDEPVKSPLIFGDWDVVYCSVPTSPGGIYRTPLGRLVFKTDDMVQVVEAPDIVRNKVSFSIFGLDGAVSLTGKLNVLDSKWIQVIFEPPELKVGSLGFRYGGESEVKLEITYVDEKIRLGKGSRGSLFVFLRQD; encoded by the exons ATGGCGGCTTGTGCTGCGCCCCCTTGCGTCCGCATCTCCTGCTCCACACCTTCACCGACCGCTCTCCGCCGGCCACGCCGCCGGCGCGTCGCCTCCGCCCGATGCTCCCTCGCCGCAGCCCCCGGTCTCCGGGCGCCGCCGGAGCTCGTCGACTCCATCCTCTCCAAG GTGAAGGGGACTGACCGGGGCGTGCTGCTGCCGGAGGAAGGCCACCAGGAGGTCGCCGACGTCGCGCAGCAGCTGGGGAAGTACTGCATCGACGAGCCCGTCAAGTCCCCGCTTATATTCGGAG ACTGGGACGTGGTGTATTGCTCGGTGCCGACATCCCCCGGAGGGATTTACCGCACCCCTCTCGGACGGCTGGTGTTCAAGACCGACGACATGGTTCAGGTGGTGGAAGCCCCCGACATCGTCAGGAACAAGGTCTCCTTCTCCATCTTTGGCCTCGATGGCGCGGTGTCTCTGACAG GCAAGCTGAATGTATTGGACAGTAAGTGGATTCAGGTCATATTTGAGCCCCCGGAACTGAAGGTAGGCTCCTTGGGTTTCCGATATGGTGGCGAGAGTGAGGTCAAGCTGGAAATCACCTATGTCGATGAGAAGATCAGGCTCGGGAAAGGATCCCGAGGCTCGCTTTTCGTCTTCCTGAGACAAGATTAG